A portion of the Candidatus Pristimantibacillus lignocellulolyticus genome contains these proteins:
- a CDS encoding glycoside hydrolase family 2 protein yields MNQTMLLSSWHFKSVIDNAWLPATVPGCVHTDLLNNDRIPNPFYGTNEHDLQWIDKQDWEYETYFTPSAGFLQEERQELHFKGLDTYADVYVNEKLVLSADNMFRSWNIDVTGLLHEEENHIRILFRSPIQEDLPKLDALGYALPASNDQSELGGLGEQKLSIFARKAPYHYGWDWGPRFVTSGIWREVELISWSGVIVRDLFIDQLSVTEQSAQLVARVSVTVEKRGSLQLQIESDNMSWDVATDVEMGEHVLSLPIVIDQPKLWWSNGLGEPNRYQFNARVTMLNEDLSYSSDAMITTGLRTVKLVRDRDADGSGATFHFELNGVAVFAKGANHIPNDSFISQVTEDRYRAEICSAVEANMNMLRVWGGGVYEADVFYDLCDEYGIMVWQDFMFACSMYPGDESFLQSVRAEAIDNVKRLRNHPSIVLWCGNNEIDSAWAHYDESGGWGWKQQYEPAIREKIWADYEKIFHEILPDVVGEYHATIDYWPSSPIVSVSNNKLQHAHPLTNEGDIHYWGVWHNVEPFENYQIKLGRFMSEYGFQSFPEYRTIRSFAEEADLTINSTVMKAHQKNGDGNRLIKEYMDIYMSPPTDFKGFLYLSQVLQADAMQMAIEAHRRKMPYCMGSLYWQMNDCWPVASWAGIDYYGRWKALNYYARRSFENILLSAQVEGEELAIYLVSDKLQSEGGILQVQLRHMSGKVLYEELTEVALPVNTSEVVKRLTISQLLHGYEEGEVFVTGSWTANSGETAQTIYYFVKNKNLLLQQPYIEVIETVESGATIVTLQSKALAKQVVLTSEVDGIWSDNYFDLIPGQPYTVTFTTLNRDSHYAGKVEVKSMVDYIKLQVSPSQV; encoded by the coding sequence ATGAACCAAACGATGTTATTAAGTTCGTGGCATTTTAAATCTGTGATCGATAATGCTTGGTTACCTGCTACTGTACCGGGCTGTGTGCATACTGATCTATTAAACAATGATCGTATACCTAATCCCTTCTATGGTACGAATGAGCATGATCTACAATGGATTGACAAACAAGATTGGGAATATGAGACATATTTCACACCATCCGCTGGTTTTTTACAAGAAGAACGTCAGGAACTTCACTTCAAAGGATTAGATACGTATGCAGATGTATATGTCAATGAAAAGCTAGTTCTTTCGGCGGATAATATGTTTCGATCTTGGAATATTGATGTCACTGGTTTATTACATGAAGAAGAGAATCATATTCGAATATTATTCCGTTCTCCTATTCAAGAAGATTTACCGAAATTAGACGCTTTAGGCTATGCCCTGCCAGCTTCGAATGATCAATCTGAATTAGGTGGATTAGGTGAACAGAAACTTAGTATTTTTGCACGTAAAGCACCTTACCATTATGGTTGGGACTGGGGTCCACGTTTTGTTACAAGTGGAATTTGGCGTGAAGTTGAATTGATCAGTTGGTCAGGGGTTATTGTGAGAGATTTATTTATTGATCAATTATCGGTTACGGAGCAATCCGCTCAGCTTGTTGCGAGAGTTTCAGTAACTGTAGAGAAAAGGGGCTCGTTACAACTACAAATTGAATCAGATAATATGAGCTGGGATGTAGCAACAGATGTCGAGATGGGAGAACATGTACTATCTTTACCAATCGTAATAGATCAACCTAAGTTATGGTGGAGTAATGGGCTCGGTGAACCGAATAGATATCAGTTTAATGCACGGGTTACTATGCTTAACGAGGATTTATCTTATTCATCGGATGCTATGATTACTACTGGATTACGCACTGTCAAATTAGTGCGTGATCGAGATGCTGACGGCTCAGGGGCAACATTCCACTTTGAACTTAATGGAGTTGCCGTGTTTGCTAAAGGAGCTAATCATATTCCTAACGATAGCTTTATCTCGCAAGTTACGGAGGATCGTTATCGTGCAGAGATATGTTCTGCTGTAGAAGCCAATATGAACATGTTGCGTGTTTGGGGTGGTGGAGTTTACGAGGCAGATGTATTCTATGATCTATGTGATGAGTATGGCATTATGGTTTGGCAAGACTTTATGTTTGCATGCAGTATGTATCCAGGTGATGAATCATTTTTACAAAGTGTTCGTGCAGAAGCAATAGATAATGTAAAGCGACTTCGTAATCATCCATCTATCGTACTATGGTGTGGGAATAATGAAATTGACTCTGCATGGGCTCATTACGATGAGTCAGGAGGTTGGGGCTGGAAGCAACAATATGAACCTGCCATTCGTGAAAAGATATGGGCAGACTACGAGAAAATTTTTCATGAGATATTACCTGATGTTGTAGGTGAATATCATGCAACAATTGATTATTGGCCATCATCTCCAATTGTATCGGTAAGTAATAATAAATTACAGCATGCACATCCATTAACGAATGAAGGAGATATTCATTACTGGGGTGTGTGGCATAATGTAGAACCATTTGAAAACTATCAAATAAAGCTAGGGCGCTTTATGAGTGAATATGGATTCCAATCCTTCCCAGAGTACCGTACCATACGAAGTTTTGCAGAAGAAGCAGATCTGACAATCAATTCAACAGTGATGAAGGCTCATCAGAAAAATGGTGATGGAAATCGTCTTATTAAAGAATATATGGATATTTATATGTCACCACCTACTGATTTCAAAGGGTTTCTATATCTAAGTCAAGTTCTACAGGCAGATGCCATGCAAATGGCTATTGAAGCACATCGCAGAAAAATGCCATACTGCATGGGTTCACTATACTGGCAAATGAATGATTGTTGGCCTGTTGCTTCATGGGCAGGAATTGACTATTATGGTCGCTGGAAAGCACTCAACTATTATGCACGACGTAGTTTTGAGAATATATTATTATCTGCACAAGTGGAGGGTGAGGAATTAGCAATCTATCTTGTATCTGACAAGCTCCAATCAGAAGGTGGAATATTACAAGTTCAATTGCGCCATATGTCAGGTAAGGTATTGTATGAAGAACTGACTGAAGTAGCCCTTCCAGTCAATACGTCAGAAGTTGTAAAGCGTCTAACAATCTCGCAATTACTTCATGGATACGAGGAAGGCGAAGTGTTTGTTACCGGAAGTTGGACAGCGAACAGCGGAGAGACAGCACAAACGATATACTATTTTGTGAAAAATAAAAATCTCTTACTACAGCAACCATACATTGAAGTTATCGAGACGGTAGAAAGCGGTGCAACGATTGTTACATTACAATCAAAGGCATTAGCCAAACAAGTTGTCTTAACTTCGGAAGTTGACGGTATATGGTCAGATAATTATTTTGATCTCATACCAGGGCAGCCATATACAGTGACATTTACAACGCTTAATCGTGACAGTCATTATGCTGGTAAAGTAGAAGTGAAATCAATGGTAGATTATATTAAACTGCAAGTATCTCCATCGCAAGTTTAG
- the htpG gene encoding molecular chaperone HtpG: MAKKQFKAESKRLLEMMINSIYTQKEIFLRELLSNASDAMDKIYYKALSDDQLVFNKEDYFIKISIDKNARTVTITDTGIGMTKEELDNNLGVIAKSGSLAFKSENEAQDGHNIIGQFGVGFYSAFMVADKLVVTSRALGSDEAYRWISDGADGYVIESAEKATVGTEIVMHIKENTEDEQYDEYLEQYRLKAIVKKYSDFIRYPIKMDIASQQPKADSEGEFEEVVEEQVLNSMVPLWRRNKNELTDDDYNLFYMDKRYGFDKPLKHVHISADGAVVYNAILFLPENPPYDFYTKEYEKGLELYSNGVLIMEKCSDLLPDYFGFVKGMVDSEDLSLNISRELLQHDRQLKLIAKNIKNKIKSMLQSLLKDERESYEKFYASFGRQLKFGVYNDYGMNKGDLQDLLLFTSSKDKQLVTLAEYVERMSEDQKYIYYATGESVARIEKSPQLEVVLDKGYEVLYLTDDIDEFALKVIQSYNEKEFRSISSGDLGFDVNNSEDHEQAETEETKELFAGMQSLLDGKVKSVKASKRLKSHPVCLSSEGELSIEMEKILKGMPDANGVQADKVLEININHDVFRALQQAYSNDQEKFGLYTQLLYSQALLIEGLSIEDPVELSNNICRVMV; encoded by the coding sequence ATGGCTAAAAAGCAATTTAAAGCAGAATCCAAACGACTGTTGGAGATGATGATTAACTCCATCTATACACAAAAGGAAATTTTCCTTAGAGAATTACTTTCTAACGCAAGTGATGCTATGGATAAAATTTATTATAAGGCGTTATCTGATGATCAGTTAGTGTTCAATAAAGAGGACTACTTCATCAAAATTTCAATCGATAAAAATGCTCGCACAGTAACGATTACTGATACTGGTATTGGTATGACTAAAGAAGAGCTAGATAATAATTTAGGCGTAATTGCTAAGAGTGGTTCGCTTGCATTCAAATCAGAGAATGAAGCTCAAGATGGACATAACATTATTGGTCAATTCGGTGTTGGTTTCTATTCTGCATTCATGGTTGCAGATAAGTTAGTTGTAACATCACGTGCACTTGGTAGTGATGAAGCGTATCGTTGGATTTCTGATGGTGCAGATGGTTATGTTATCGAATCAGCCGAGAAAGCAACAGTTGGTACTGAGATTGTAATGCATATTAAGGAAAACACTGAAGATGAGCAGTATGACGAATATCTTGAACAATATCGCTTGAAAGCTATTGTTAAAAAGTATTCTGATTTTATTCGTTATCCTATTAAGATGGATATTGCTTCACAACAACCAAAAGCGGATAGCGAAGGCGAATTTGAAGAAGTTGTAGAAGAGCAAGTACTTAACAGTATGGTTCCTCTATGGCGTCGTAACAAAAATGAGCTAACAGACGATGACTATAATCTTTTCTATATGGACAAGCGCTACGGATTTGATAAGCCATTGAAACATGTTCATATTAGTGCTGATGGTGCTGTTGTATATAATGCCATCCTATTCTTACCTGAAAATCCACCGTATGACTTCTATACGAAGGAATATGAAAAAGGGTTGGAACTATACTCTAACGGCGTACTAATTATGGAGAAATGTTCTGATCTACTACCAGACTATTTCGGATTTGTAAAAGGTATGGTTGATTCAGAGGATCTATCTCTTAATATTTCTCGTGAATTATTACAACATGATCGTCAATTGAAATTAATTGCGAAAAATATTAAAAACAAAATTAAATCTATGCTTCAAAGCTTGTTGAAAGATGAGCGTGAATCATATGAGAAATTCTATGCATCATTCGGTCGTCAATTGAAATTTGGCGTATACAACGATTATGGTATGAACAAAGGCGATCTTCAAGATCTACTACTTTTCACATCTTCCAAAGACAAACAACTAGTTACTCTTGCAGAATATGTTGAACGTATGTCTGAAGATCAAAAATATATTTATTATGCAACTGGTGAATCGGTAGCGAGAATTGAGAAATCACCACAACTTGAAGTAGTACTTGATAAAGGCTACGAAGTATTGTACCTAACAGATGATATTGACGAGTTCGCTCTTAAAGTAATCCAAAGCTACAATGAAAAAGAATTCCGTTCTATCTCTAGTGGCGATCTAGGTTTCGATGTGAATAACAGCGAAGATCATGAGCAAGCTGAGACTGAGGAAACAAAAGAATTGTTTGCTGGTATGCAAAGTTTACTTGATGGCAAAGTGAAGTCCGTTAAAGCTTCAAAACGTCTGAAGAGTCATCCAGTATGTCTATCTTCTGAAGGCGAATTGTCCATCGAGATGGAGAAAATTTTGAAAGGAATGCCAGATGCAAATGGCGTTCAAGCGGATAAAGTATTGGAAATCAACATCAACCATGATGTATTCCGTGCACTACAACAAGCTTACAGTAATGATCAAGAGAAGTTCGGATTGTACACACAACTATTGTATAGCCAAGCTCTATTGATTGAAGGATTATCAATTGAGGATCCGGTTGAGCTAAGTAACAATATTTGTCGCGTTATGGTATAA
- a CDS encoding carbohydrate binding domain-containing protein: MYRIMSIILMVCMGVSLFSAGTYANNEVNMSKLLHNEENLATAKVWYADMSDHWASEAAYNLGEVGIIKGLPNGKFNPDQPISRAEFAVMLFRIFGYVEESFQSFKDVNSTDWYADEVAKVHEAGIITGYLDGNFRPKDNIMRQDAAIMMVRAMHLDEYSNNVDLGGFSDANDIGEYAKVAVEKVVSERYLHGDINGMLNPLTALTRGEAVVLLDRAFRWFGYKSGNNYVTEIQGNAVIQKADIRLSDTVIHGNLYITEGVGEGNVFFDRVTVKGTTFIEGGGSNSIHFSESHLEGAVLSKKGGGVRLVLDAGSTVKWIVMKRKSVLEVSLGSKVDNVQINSEAHGSEIYNNGVIGRLRVNSESATLNGKVLEKGSDFQPNEPNLNNPIGVPPVTGPGNSSSDWNLVWSDEFNDNAIDTTKWNVEDTGTVYNNELEYYHPDNVSIAKDGDKGVLQLTALKQDFGGSNYTSGKVTSKMKGDWTYGKFVVRAKLPVQQGMWPAIWMMPTDEFEQYGPWPGSGEMDIMELTGPVAADPDHADKYPRTVHGSIHYDSPHTMQTKQYVLPDGQTFNDDYHEFTMEWLPGLIRYYVDGHLFFESSDWGTKREGQPEYYTYPAPFDRPFYMIMNLAVGGDWPGDPRDDFESDKMYIDYVRVYEYKNLDSWPDVTGNRPDPSNGITPQREPLADGNQIYNGMFNGGTNNYAPKDWEFILNENGDGSVSIVDDQVKGKAAKVEVTNEGNQIYSIQLTQQPMYLKKGKTYKATFDAKADTNRSIMTKLTEFGGEWKAYSEERTFELSDQWQSYEYTFKMEDMTDNNSRFEFNLGLSTIASYFTNVKVTEIDGVKEPRKALKDGNLIYNGNFDLGKDRLAFWQYLSSNEAESLVSVTNDLDLPYMQRILKVNIAKGGSSLSDVKLIHNDLPLKEGASYTLTFDAQADTNRPIGIALDTGTTEGVEFKNGSEINLTTEMQSYTIDMKILEGTNASSSNLELLLGEHVGTVAIDNVRLILRYSPSENEVKSYLHMAAHSYWAIDGVTLQAGSEGGMNITDFAAGAYVKYKQKVNSGIYIPMARVKGNTVGSEITLSIWNEEKRIAVVNASISDDDQDEAYKTILFSKIDLPDGELIFKIEGTDFDLAWLELSEDLIVNGSFQENSNDWELFKMDWVQTDPVKNSVMEVEDGQLKVNLGGPGTEPWHVQLKQPGIPMQSGKVYRLYFEAASDVSRDIVALVQHDGTHDGNWATYLENQMELTPEMTEFEYYFVMPADEFSAVLQFSMGKIGSIEGEHTVTLDNISLIQVNPVNVGIVDDGDLMPNGDFTTGIKGWNSYSTENEELSIQHENGALRIDVGTVGSNSWDRQVYYEGLPYNNGDRYKLTFEAKSTVDRKMNISVGWLDEVNNYTWNGYGSQIINLGTQYELYTFYFNVEPDSTIIGRLTFELGQIDSDDGAASIYIDNISLVNEGPTSGS, from the coding sequence TTGTATCGTATAATGTCTATTATTTTAATGGTATGTATGGGTGTCTCATTATTTTCAGCTGGAACATACGCAAATAACGAGGTAAATATGTCAAAGTTACTTCATAACGAAGAGAATTTGGCAACTGCAAAAGTTTGGTATGCAGATATGTCGGATCATTGGGCGTCTGAGGCTGCATATAATCTCGGAGAGGTCGGCATAATTAAAGGCTTACCAAATGGAAAGTTTAATCCAGATCAACCGATCAGTCGAGCTGAATTCGCGGTGATGCTGTTCCGCATATTTGGTTATGTTGAAGAAAGCTTTCAGTCATTTAAAGATGTCAACTCTACGGATTGGTATGCTGATGAAGTAGCGAAAGTACATGAAGCCGGGATTATAACCGGATATTTGGATGGAAACTTTCGACCAAAGGATAACATTATGCGGCAGGATGCGGCAATTATGATGGTACGTGCCATGCATCTGGACGAGTATTCCAATAATGTAGATCTTGGAGGGTTCTCGGACGCTAATGACATAGGGGAATATGCAAAAGTTGCTGTCGAAAAAGTAGTATCTGAAAGGTATTTGCATGGAGATATCAACGGTATGCTTAATCCTTTAACTGCGTTAACAAGGGGAGAGGCTGTTGTCCTATTGGATAGAGCATTTCGTTGGTTCGGTTACAAATCAGGCAACAATTATGTCACAGAGATTCAAGGTAATGCAGTTATTCAGAAAGCGGATATCAGACTTAGTGATACAGTTATCCATGGTAATCTTTACATCACAGAAGGCGTTGGTGAAGGAAATGTCTTCTTCGATAGAGTTACGGTTAAAGGAACGACATTTATTGAGGGAGGCGGTTCCAATTCCATTCATTTCAGTGAATCGCATCTAGAGGGTGCCGTGTTGAGCAAAAAAGGGGGTGGAGTTCGACTAGTGCTAGATGCGGGCTCTACCGTGAAATGGATCGTGATGAAGAGAAAATCTGTACTCGAGGTATCACTGGGCTCCAAAGTTGACAATGTACAGATTAATAGTGAAGCCCATGGTTCGGAAATTTATAACAATGGGGTTATTGGTCGCCTTCGTGTCAATTCCGAAAGTGCAACATTGAATGGTAAAGTGCTAGAGAAAGGTTCAGATTTTCAACCGAACGAGCCAAACCTGAATAATCCTATTGGTGTACCTCCTGTTACCGGTCCGGGTAATAGTTCGAGTGATTGGAATTTGGTATGGAGCGACGAGTTTAATGACAATGCTATCGATACAACAAAGTGGAATGTTGAGGATACTGGAACTGTATACAACAATGAACTTGAATACTATCATCCTGATAATGTAAGTATAGCAAAGGATGGAGATAAAGGCGTGTTGCAGCTAACAGCACTTAAACAGGATTTTGGTGGAAGTAACTACACTTCTGGTAAGGTTACTTCAAAGATGAAAGGCGATTGGACTTACGGGAAATTTGTAGTTAGAGCAAAACTACCAGTGCAACAAGGCATGTGGCCAGCAATTTGGATGATGCCCACAGACGAGTTCGAACAGTATGGACCTTGGCCTGGAAGTGGTGAGATGGATATAATGGAGTTAACGGGACCAGTTGCAGCTGATCCTGATCATGCAGATAAGTACCCTCGTACTGTCCATGGTTCTATTCATTATGATAGCCCTCATACTATGCAAACAAAACAATATGTACTGCCTGATGGGCAGACATTTAATGACGATTATCATGAATTCACAATGGAATGGCTACCAGGGCTGATTCGATATTATGTGGATGGACACTTGTTTTTTGAAAGTAGTGATTGGGGAACTAAAAGGGAAGGACAGCCAGAGTATTATACGTACCCAGCACCGTTTGATCGTCCTTTTTACATGATTATGAATCTTGCTGTAGGAGGAGATTGGCCAGGAGATCCAAGGGATGACTTTGAGAGTGATAAGATGTATATCGATTATGTTCGTGTCTATGAGTATAAAAATCTTGATTCATGGCCCGATGTGACAGGTAACAGACCAGATCCATCAAATGGTATTACACCACAGCGCGAGCCGCTTGCTGATGGCAATCAGATTTATAACGGAATGTTCAATGGGGGCACGAATAATTATGCCCCTAAGGATTGGGAGTTTATATTAAATGAAAACGGTGACGGAAGTGTCTCAATTGTAGATGATCAGGTCAAAGGTAAGGCTGCAAAAGTCGAAGTAACGAACGAAGGAAATCAAATCTATTCGATACAATTGACGCAGCAACCGATGTACTTGAAGAAAGGTAAGACATATAAGGCGACATTCGACGCCAAGGCGGATACGAATCGTTCCATAATGACTAAGCTAACTGAGTTTGGAGGCGAATGGAAAGCTTATTCGGAGGAACGTACATTCGAGCTATCTGATCAATGGCAGAGTTATGAATATACATTTAAAATGGAGGACATGACTGACAATAACTCCCGATTTGAGTTCAATCTTGGGTTAAGCACTATTGCGTCTTACTTTACGAACGTAAAGGTGACAGAAATAGACGGAGTTAAAGAACCGCGTAAAGCTCTTAAAGATGGTAACTTGATCTATAATGGTAACTTTGATTTAGGAAAAGATCGATTAGCATTTTGGCAATATTTATCATCGAATGAAGCTGAATCCTTAGTATCTGTAACAAATGATTTGGACTTACCATATATGCAACGGATTTTGAAGGTGAATATTGCAAAAGGTGGATCATCGCTTAGTGATGTGAAGCTTATTCATAATGACCTTCCGCTTAAGGAAGGTGCGTCATATACACTTACTTTTGACGCTCAAGCGGATACCAATCGACCGATTGGCATTGCATTAGATACAGGTACGACTGAAGGAGTAGAGTTTAAGAATGGTTCAGAGATCAATCTAACAACGGAAATGCAATCTTATACGATCGATATGAAAATTTTGGAGGGAACTAATGCATCTTCATCTAATCTTGAGTTACTGCTAGGAGAACATGTAGGTACTGTAGCCATTGATAATGTTAGACTAATTCTACGATATTCTCCTTCCGAGAATGAAGTCAAAAGCTATTTGCATATGGCAGCCCATTCATATTGGGCTATAGATGGTGTAACACTTCAAGCTGGCAGTGAAGGGGGTATGAATATAACCGATTTCGCTGCAGGTGCTTATGTGAAATACAAACAAAAAGTAAACAGTGGTATTTATATACCGATGGCTCGAGTGAAAGGAAATACTGTTGGTTCAGAAATCACATTGAGTATTTGGAATGAAGAAAAGAGAATAGCTGTTGTTAACGCAAGCATAAGCGATGATGATCAAGATGAAGCATATAAAACAATATTATTTTCTAAGATTGATTTACCCGATGGCGAACTTATCTTCAAGATAGAAGGAACTGACTTTGACCTTGCATGGCTTGAGCTGTCAGAGGACTTAATTGTTAACGGCAGTTTCCAAGAAAATTCTAATGACTGGGAATTGTTTAAGATGGATTGGGTACAGACAGATCCTGTTAAAAACTCAGTTATGGAAGTTGAAGACGGACAATTAAAGGTTAATCTAGGAGGTCCAGGAACAGAACCGTGGCATGTTCAGTTGAAGCAACCTGGTATTCCGATGCAGTCAGGAAAGGTATACAGACTGTATTTTGAAGCAGCATCTGATGTATCACGAGATATTGTTGCCCTAGTGCAGCATGATGGTACACATGATGGAAATTGGGCGACGTATCTGGAAAACCAGATGGAACTGACTCCAGAAATGACTGAATTTGAATACTATTTTGTTATGCCTGCCGACGAGTTTTCCGCTGTACTACAATTCAGTATGGGTAAGATAGGTAGCATTGAGGGTGAACATACAGTTACTCTGGATAATATCTCTCTGATTCAAGTTAATCCGGTAAACGTAGGTATAGTGGATGATGGCGATTTAATGCCAAACGGTGATTTTACGACGGGAATAAAAGGCTGGAATAGCTATTCGACGGAAAATGAAGAATTATCTATCCAGCACGAAAATGGTGCACTGCGAATTGATGTAGGCACGGTGGGTTCCAATAGCTGGGATCGCCAAGTTTACTACGAGGGATTGCCATATAATAATGGGGATAGGTACAAGCTTACATTTGAAGCTAAGTCTACAGTTGACCGCAAAATGAATATTAGTGTTGGTTGGCTGGACGAAGTGAATAACTACACTTGGAATGGATATGGCAGTCAGATTATTAATCTGGGTACTCAGTATGAGTTGTACACTTTCTATTTTAATGTAGAGCCAGATAGTACCATTATCGGAAGACTTA